A region from the Haliaeetus albicilla chromosome 16, bHalAlb1.1, whole genome shotgun sequence genome encodes:
- the DUSP8 gene encoding dual specificity protein phosphatase 8 isoform X2 yields the protein MPVDVMIAPSEDQFWTDMREGQMKLKIRVRRMKESRDMRGGFATFSSCFPGLCEGKPAAILPMSISQPCLPVANIGPTRILPHLYLGSQKDVLNKDLMTQNGISYVLNASNSCPKPDFICDSHFMRIPVNDNYCEKLLPWLDKSIEFIDKAKVSSCQVIVHCLAGISRSATIAIAYIMKTMGMSSDDAYRFVKDRRPSISPNFNFLGQLLEYERSLKLLKALKSKGDRGEGDAQQDPAEAAESSRHPPPPTSEKAEEVPRGTGSASPPSDPERQGGTPKVLSPTTLQQGLNGLHLSSERIQDTNRLKRSFSLDIKSAYSPGLRQDPPGPPGPGDAPKLCKLDSPSGPGGLGPFSPGVDSPDRPSGPDLLLEAKVRQRRKHRHPAGSPAHGLSLNVGGACATRKSPGAEDGLPPRLSQPATAPGTTTAAAAAAWSGVHLESPSTPSGEAGWYFGTDSGSAGGSSGSLFAGTSPYPPPFGCGSVAGGCEIRLRDKARAEPRDGRHSWHEEAGAEKQFKRRSCQMEFEETMSEGRAREELGKISKQSSFSGSMEIIEVS from the exons GAGGCTTTGCCACATTCTCGTCCTGCTTCCCGGGCCTCTGCGAGGGTAAACCAGCTGCCATCCTGCCGATGAGCATCTCCCAGCCATGCTTGCCCGTGGCCAACATCGGCCCCACACGCATCCTGCCGCATCTCTATCTGGGCTCCCAGAAAGACGTTCTAAACAAG GACTTGATGACACAGAATGGGATAAGCTATGTCCTCAATGCCAGCAACTCCTGTCCCAAGCCAGACTTCATCTGTGATAGTCACTTCATGCGCATTCCTGTCAATGACAACTACTGTGAGAAGCTGCTTCCCTGGCTGGACAAGTCAATTGAGTTCATTG ACAAGGCCAAGGTGTCCAGCTGCCAGGTGATTGTGCACTGCTTGGCCGGGATCTCCCGGTCAGCCACCATCGCCATCGCCTACATCATGAAGACCATGGGTATGTCGTCAGATGATGCTTACAG GTTCGTTAAGGACCGTCGCCCGTCCATCTCGCCCAACTTCAACTTCCTGGGCCAGCTCCTGGAGTACGAGAGGAGCCTGAAGCTCCTCAAGGCCCTGAAGTCAAAGGGCGACCGGGGCGAGGGGGACGCCCAGCAAGACCCAGCAGAGGCGGCTGAGAGCAGCCGGCATCCCCCACCACCTACCTCAGAGAAGGCCGAGGAGGTGCCAAGAGGCACCGGCTCGGCATCCCCCCCCAGCGACCCCGAGCGGCAAGGTGGGACCCCGAAGGTCCTGTCGCCCACCACCCTGCAGCAGGGGCTCAACGGCTTGCACCTCTCCTCCGAGCGCATCCAGGACACCAACCGCCTGAAACGCTCCTTCTCCCTGGACATCAAGTCCGCCTACTCCCCCGGCCTGCGGCAggacccccccggaccccccggccccggggacGCCCCCAAACTCTGCAAGCTGGACAGCCCCTCGGGCCCCGGCGGCCTCGGCCCCTTCTCCCCGGGGGTGGACAGCCCTGACCGGCCAAGTGGGCCCGACCTCCTGCTGGAGGCCAAGGTGAGGCAGCGGCGGAAGCACCGGCACCCGGCGGGCTCGCCTGCCCACGGGCTCAGCCTCAACGTTGGCGGGGCCTGCGCCACACGCAAGAGCCCCGGCGCCGAGGACGGGCTGCCGCCACGGCTCAGCCAGCCGGCCACCGCTCCCGGCaccaccaccgccgccgccgccgccgcctggaGTGGGGTGCACCTGGAGTCCCCCAGCACTCCCTCCGGCGAAGCCGGCTGGTACTTCGGCACGGACTCCGGCAGCGCCGGCGGGAGCAGTGGGAGCCTGTTTGCTGGCACCAGCCCGTATCCACCGCCGTTCGGCTGTGGCAGCGTGGCAGGCGGCTGTGAGATCAGACTGAGGGACAAGGCGCGGGCCGAGCCGCGGGACGGGCGGCACAGCTGGCACGAGGAGGCCGGCGCTGAGAAGCAGTTCAAGCGGAGGAGCTGCCAGATGGAGTTCGAGGAGACCATGTCCGAGGGCAGGGCCCGGGAAGAGCTGGGCAAAATCAGCAAACAGTCCAGCTTTTCGGGCAGCATGGAGATCATCGAGGTGTCCTGA